The following are encoded in a window of Oncorhynchus mykiss isolate Arlee chromosome 11, USDA_OmykA_1.1, whole genome shotgun sequence genomic DNA:
- the LOC101268920 gene encoding mothers against decapentaplegic homolog 4: protein MSITNMPTSNDACLSIVHSLMCHRQGAESETFAKRAIESLVKKLKEKKDELDSLITAITTNGAHPSKCVTIQRTLDGRLQVAGRKGFPHVIYTRLWRWPDLHKNELKHVKYCQFAFDLKCDNVCVNPYHYDRVVSPGIDLSSLTLTSTATSLGLMVKDEYDFDGQPQLPPMDGGHSLQTIQHPPSSRVGPPSEPFSTAGLLPLADACTTSAFPSISVGSGNATSTWTRNSSFMPNMPHHQNGHLQHHPPMPHPGHYWPVHNEHGFQPPISNHPTPDYWCSTAYFEMDVQVGETFKVPSTCPVVTVDGYVDPSGGDRFCLGQLSNVHRTEAIERARLHIGKGIQLECKGEGDVWVRCHSDHAVFVQSYYLDREAGRAPGDAVHKIYPSAYIKVFDLHQCHRQMQQQAATAQAAAAAQAASIAGNISGPGSVGGIAPAISLSAAAGIGVDDLRRLCILRMSFVKGWGPDYPRTSIKETPCWIEIHLHRALQLLDEVLHTMPIADPQPLD from the exons ATGTCTATCACCAACATGCCTACGAGTAACGACGCTTGCCTGAGCATTGTACACAGCTTGATGTGTCATAGGCAAGGGGCAGAGAGTGAGACCTTTGCCAAGCGAGCAATAGAAAGTCTAGTGAAAAAGCTGAAGGAGAAGAAGGATGAACTGGACTCCCTTATCACAGCCATCACCACCAATGGAGCTCACCCCAGCAAGTGTGTCACCATCCAGCGGACTCTGGATGGCCGCCTGCAG GTAGCAGGGCGTAAAGGGTTCCCCCACGTGATCTACACTCGGTTGTGGAGATGGCCCGATCTGCATAAAAATGAACTGAAGCATGTCAAATACTGCCAGTTTGCGTTTGACCTGAAGTGTGACAACGTCTGCGTGAACCCCTACCACTATGACCGGGTGGTGTCTCCGGGTATTG ACCTATCAAGCTTGACTCTTACCAGCACAG CTACCAGCCTGGGACTGATGGTTAAAGATGAGTACGACTTTGACGGCCAGCCCCAGCTGCCCCCCATGGACGGGGGTCACTCCCTCCAAACCATCCAGCATCCTCCCTCCAGCCGAGTTGGGCCCCCCTCGGAGCCCTTCAGCACCGCTGGCCTGCTGCCCCTCGCTGATGCCTGCACCACCTCCGCCTTCCCCAGCATCTCTGTTGGATCTGGAA ATGCCACCTCCACCTGGACGAGAAACAGCAGCTTCATGCCCAACATGCCTCACCATCAGAATGGGCACCTGCAACACCACCCACCCATGCCTCATCCAGGGCACTACT GGCCTGTGCACAACGAGCATGGCTTCCAGCCCCCCATATCCAACCATCCAA CGCCCGATTACTGGTGCTCCACCGCTTACTTTGAGATGGACGTGCAGGTGGGCGAGACCTTCAAGGTGCCCTCCACTTGCCCTGTCGTGACCGTGGATGGCTACGTGGACCCTTCGGGTGGAGACCGCTTCTGTCTGGGCCAGCTGAGCAACGTGCACCGGACAGAGGCCATTGAAAGAGCCAG GCTCCACATCGGGAAGGGAATCCAGCTGGAGTGCAAAGGTGAAGGGGATGTGTGGGTTCGTTGCCATAGCGACCACGCAGTGTTTGTACAGAGCTACTACCTGGACAGGGAAGCCGGCCGTGCCCCCGGCGACGCCGTGCACAAGATCTACCCCAGCGCCTACATCAAG GTGTTTGACCTGCATCAGTGCCACAGGCAAATGCAGCAGCAGGCAGCGACGGCGCAGGCGGCAGCCGCAGCTCAGGCTGCCTCTATTGCTGGGAACATTTCTGGGCCGGGCTCCGTGGGAGGCATCGCTCCCGCCATCA GCCTTTCGGCAGCAGCCGGCATTGGTGTGGACGACCTGAGGAGACTGTGCATCCTGCGCATGAGCTTTGTCAAGGGCTGGGGTCCCGATTACCCCCGGACGAGTATCAAGGAGACCCCCTGCTGGATTGAGATCCACCTACACCGCGCCCTCCAGCTACTGGACGAGGTGCTGCACACCATGCCCATCGCTGACCCCCAACCCTTGGACTGA